A genomic window from Microbacterium sp. H1-D42 includes:
- a CDS encoding helix-turn-helix domain-containing protein, with the protein MKTVACVIDEGFAPFEFGVACEVFGLDRSADGVPNFDFRVVAPQPGAVRSKLGFSVNVEHDLSFAHEADIVVFCPLPRESWAHIDARLIDLAVAAVTRDAWVVSVCSGVFVLAASGQLDGRRATTHWMYASTLAAMYPQIEVDPDVLFVQDGRIITSAGTAAGIDACLHLLRIELGAEMANRIAKRMVVPPQRDGGQAQYVDRPLLEVSSDSLSGVAGWAVQNLRDELTVEEMSAHALMSPRTFARRFKSEFGTTPASWLNRQRVIHAQRMLERTDLSLEQIAQECGFGSAAVLRQSFARVLDTTPTAYRARFTCAVPAEVA; encoded by the coding sequence ATGAAGACCGTGGCCTGTGTGATCGATGAGGGCTTCGCGCCCTTCGAGTTCGGTGTGGCCTGCGAGGTGTTCGGGCTCGACCGCAGCGCCGACGGGGTGCCGAACTTCGACTTCCGCGTCGTCGCACCGCAGCCGGGGGCCGTGCGGTCGAAGCTCGGCTTCTCGGTGAACGTCGAGCACGACCTCTCCTTCGCCCACGAGGCCGACATCGTGGTTTTCTGCCCTCTGCCTCGCGAGAGCTGGGCGCACATCGATGCGCGCCTGATCGACCTCGCCGTCGCCGCCGTCACGAGGGATGCCTGGGTGGTGAGCGTCTGCAGTGGAGTGTTCGTGCTGGCGGCATCCGGACAGCTCGACGGTCGCAGGGCGACGACGCACTGGATGTACGCGTCCACGCTCGCGGCCATGTACCCGCAGATCGAGGTCGACCCCGACGTGCTCTTCGTGCAGGACGGGCGCATCATCACCTCGGCCGGCACCGCGGCCGGCATCGATGCGTGCCTGCATCTGCTGCGCATCGAGCTGGGTGCGGAGATGGCGAACCGCATCGCGAAGCGGATGGTCGTCCCGCCGCAGCGCGACGGCGGCCAGGCGCAGTACGTCGACCGCCCGCTGCTCGAGGTCTCCAGCGACTCCCTCTCAGGCGTCGCCGGCTGGGCCGTGCAGAATCTTCGCGACGAGCTGACCGTCGAGGAGATGTCCGCTCACGCGCTCATGTCGCCCCGCACGTTCGCGCGCCGCTTCAAGTCGGAGTTCGGCACGACCCCCGCCTCGTGGCTCAACCGCCAGCGGGTCATCCACGCACAGCGCATGCTGGAGCGCACGGATCTGAGCCTGGAGCAGATCGCGCAGGAGTGCGGATTCGGGTCCGCCGCCGTGCTGCGGCAGAGCTTCGCCCGCGTGCTCGACACCACGCCCACGGCCTACCGCGCGCGCTTCACTTGTGCGGTTCCGGCGGAGGTCGCGTAG
- a CDS encoding NRDE family protein: MCTVIIDVELGDVRMLAVRDEDPQRDWDDLGPWWPETYPDVIGIRDRRAGGAWLAYDPEAGRLAVLLNRADLLDVPADQLASRGAVVLESVAGRSPEGTPRTHGFNLLEVSPEHSRVLTWNGAALRETPVTPGVHMIAHDDLDDAATPRIEKWLPRFRAEARETSDAPDWASHWIDLLAETTSLDPTDDRAIIRDNRGHGYPTLSLLYVTAEVGSEVVNAGSHILSRPGHWN; encoded by the coding sequence ATGTGCACCGTGATCATCGATGTCGAACTGGGCGATGTGCGGATGCTGGCCGTGCGCGACGAGGATCCGCAGCGCGACTGGGATGATCTCGGCCCGTGGTGGCCGGAGACGTATCCGGACGTGATCGGCATCCGGGACCGCCGCGCCGGCGGCGCCTGGCTGGCCTACGACCCCGAGGCGGGGCGCCTGGCCGTGCTGCTGAACCGCGCCGACCTGCTCGACGTGCCCGCGGATCAGCTGGCCTCCCGCGGCGCCGTGGTGCTCGAGTCCGTCGCCGGGCGCTCGCCCGAGGGCACGCCCCGCACACACGGTTTCAACCTGCTCGAAGTCTCGCCCGAGCACTCCCGCGTGCTCACCTGGAACGGCGCCGCACTGCGCGAGACGCCGGTCACCCCTGGCGTGCACATGATCGCGCACGACGACCTCGACGATGCCGCGACACCGCGCATCGAGAAGTGGCTGCCCCGGTTCCGCGCCGAGGCGCGGGAGACGTCGGATGCCCCTGACTGGGCATCCCACTGGATCGACCTGCTCGCCGAGACGACCTCACTCGACCCGACCGACGATCGGGCCATCATCCGCGACAACCGCGGACACGGCTATCCGACGCTCTCGCTGCTGTACGTCACGGCCGAGGTCGGCTCCGAGGTCGTGAACGCCGGCTCGCACATCCTGTCGCGTCCCGGCCACTGGAACTGA
- the coaBC gene encoding bifunctional phosphopantothenoylcysteine decarboxylase/phosphopantothenate--cysteine ligase CoaBC, which yields MNIVVAVTGGIAAYKSVHLVRLLIKAGHEVTVVPTEDALRFVGLPTWEAISRNQVTTSVHEDVARVRHVALGQAAELIIVAPATANTIAKMAAGLADDLVGTTLLATTAPVAIAPAMHTEMWRHPATQANVATLRARGVAVLGPDSGELTGGDSGPGRMLEPEQIVEAALAIVGDRDLGLRDLDGEQDLDGLRAIVSAGGTREPIDPVRYLGNRSSGRQGVALAIAAAERGAEVVLVCANVDDSVLSDAAQHPLIRIEHAGTAAELGAVMRSLADDAAVIVMAAAVADYRPVDVSEGKLTKESGGLESIELIETEDIVSGLAARRQPGQLIVAFAAETPDDHAELLARARRKRERKGVDLLVVNEVGWDRGFEAAENAVQVIGDDGAVVATASGAKRVVADAIWDAIAEGL from the coding sequence GTGAACATCGTCGTCGCAGTGACAGGCGGCATCGCCGCGTACAAGTCGGTGCATCTGGTGCGCCTGCTCATCAAGGCAGGACACGAGGTGACCGTCGTGCCCACCGAGGACGCACTGCGCTTCGTCGGCCTGCCCACGTGGGAGGCGATCAGCCGCAACCAGGTCACCACCAGTGTGCACGAGGACGTCGCGCGGGTGCGCCACGTCGCGCTCGGCCAGGCCGCCGAACTGATCATCGTGGCCCCGGCCACCGCGAACACCATCGCGAAGATGGCGGCGGGGCTGGCCGACGACCTGGTCGGCACGACTCTGCTCGCCACGACCGCGCCCGTCGCGATCGCGCCGGCCATGCACACCGAGATGTGGCGGCATCCGGCGACCCAGGCGAACGTCGCGACGCTGCGCGCACGCGGGGTGGCCGTGCTCGGCCCCGACTCGGGGGAGCTCACCGGCGGTGACTCCGGGCCGGGGCGGATGCTGGAGCCCGAGCAGATCGTCGAGGCGGCGCTCGCCATCGTCGGCGACCGCGATCTCGGCTTGCGGGATCTCGACGGCGAGCAGGACCTCGACGGCCTGCGGGCCATTGTCTCGGCTGGAGGAACCCGCGAGCCGATCGATCCGGTCCGCTATCTCGGCAACCGCTCCAGCGGTCGGCAGGGGGTCGCATTGGCGATCGCCGCGGCCGAGCGCGGCGCCGAGGTGGTGCTCGTGTGCGCGAACGTCGACGATTCCGTGCTGTCGGATGCTGCGCAGCATCCGCTCATCCGCATCGAGCACGCCGGAACCGCGGCCGAGCTCGGCGCCGTCATGCGATCGTTGGCTGACGATGCGGCCGTGATCGTGATGGCGGCGGCGGTGGCGGACTACCGCCCGGTCGACGTGTCGGAGGGCAAGCTCACCAAGGAGTCCGGCGGGCTGGAGAGCATCGAGCTGATCGAGACCGAGGACATCGTCTCGGGCCTGGCCGCACGCCGCCAGCCCGGGCAGCTCATCGTGGCGTTCGCCGCCGAGACTCCGGACGACCACGCCGAGTTGCTCGCCCGCGCGCGGCGCAAGCGCGAGCGCAAGGGCGTGGACCTGCTCGTGGTGAACGAGGTCGGCTGGGACCGCGGTTTCGAGGCGGCCGAGAACGCCGTGCAGGTGATCGGGGATGACGGGGCGGTCGTGGCGACGGCATCCGGAGCGAAGCGCGTCGTCGCCGACGCGATCTGGGATGCCATCGCCGAAGGGCTCTGA
- a CDS encoding AAA family ATPase has translation MTNPAQNEEQQSALEQFGINLTDRARQGKLDPVIGRDSEIRRVSQVLTRRTKNNPVLIGEPGVGKTAVAEGLAQRIVAGDVAESLKGKELISLDISALVAGAMYRGQFEERLKSVLKEITESDGKVITFIDELHVLMGAGGGEGSVAASNMLKPMLARGELRLIGATTLNEYREFIEKDAALERRFQQVYVGEPSVEDTIAILRGLKGRYEAHHGVTIADGALVAAAALSNRYLPSRQLPDKAIDLIDEAMSRLKMEIDSSPVEIDELKRQVDRMKLEELALKREKDAASKERLATLREQLVDLERELAGLEERWARERQGLNRVGELKKKLDDAVTQRDLAMREADYTRASKLEYETIKQLQTQIAEAEAAEAAVSSEGRMVNEQVSDEDIAAVIAAWTGIPVGKLMQGESEKLLHLENELGKRLIGQKDAVKAVSDAVRRSRAGISDPGRPTGSFLFLGPTGVGKTELAKALAEFLFDDEHAMVRIDMSEYGEKHSVSRLVGAPPGYIGYEQGGQLTEAVRRRPYSVVLLDEVEKAHPEVFDVLLQVLDDGRLTDGQGRTVDFSNVILILTSNIGSPILIDPVMSTEDKREAVMGLVRQSFRPEFLNRLDDIVMFQALSEDDLAQIVELSVDQLQKRLADRRLTLAVTPDARAWLAERGYDPVFGARPLRRLIQTEVQNRLATALLSGGVHDGDTVRVDVAADGSGLVLTSQSS, from the coding sequence ATGACCAACCCCGCACAGAACGAAGAGCAGCAGAGCGCCCTCGAGCAGTTCGGCATCAACCTCACCGATCGCGCCCGCCAGGGCAAACTCGACCCGGTGATCGGCCGCGACAGTGAGATTCGTCGCGTGAGCCAGGTGCTCACCCGGCGCACCAAGAACAATCCGGTGCTGATCGGCGAGCCCGGCGTCGGCAAGACCGCCGTCGCTGAAGGACTCGCTCAGCGCATCGTCGCGGGAGACGTCGCCGAATCCCTCAAGGGCAAGGAGCTCATCTCGCTTGACATCTCGGCACTCGTCGCTGGTGCGATGTACCGCGGCCAGTTCGAGGAGCGGCTGAAGAGCGTGCTCAAGGAGATCACCGAATCCGACGGCAAGGTCATCACCTTCATCGACGAGCTGCATGTGCTGATGGGCGCCGGCGGCGGGGAGGGCTCGGTGGCAGCATCCAACATGCTCAAGCCCATGCTCGCCCGCGGCGAGCTGCGGCTGATCGGTGCCACGACGCTCAACGAGTACCGCGAGTTCATCGAGAAGGATGCCGCTCTCGAGCGCCGCTTCCAGCAGGTCTACGTTGGCGAGCCCTCGGTCGAGGACACCATCGCGATCCTGCGCGGACTCAAGGGGCGCTACGAGGCGCACCACGGGGTGACCATTGCCGACGGCGCGCTCGTCGCTGCGGCCGCGCTCTCGAACCGCTATCTGCCGAGTCGTCAGCTGCCAGACAAGGCGATCGACCTGATCGATGAGGCCATGTCGCGACTGAAGATGGAGATCGATTCGTCGCCCGTCGAGATCGATGAGCTCAAGCGGCAGGTTGACCGGATGAAGCTCGAAGAGCTCGCCCTGAAGCGCGAGAAGGATGCCGCCTCGAAGGAGCGCCTGGCGACCCTGCGCGAGCAGCTGGTCGACCTCGAGCGCGAGCTGGCGGGACTCGAAGAGCGCTGGGCGCGCGAGCGCCAGGGCCTGAACCGCGTCGGCGAATTGAAGAAGAAGCTCGATGACGCCGTCACGCAGCGCGACCTCGCCATGCGCGAGGCCGACTACACGCGGGCATCCAAGCTCGAGTACGAGACGATCAAGCAGCTGCAGACGCAGATCGCTGAGGCCGAGGCCGCCGAGGCGGCTGTCTCCAGCGAGGGGCGGATGGTCAACGAGCAGGTCAGCGACGAGGACATCGCCGCCGTGATCGCCGCGTGGACGGGCATTCCCGTCGGCAAGCTCATGCAGGGCGAGAGCGAGAAGCTGCTGCACCTCGAGAACGAGCTCGGCAAGCGCCTGATCGGGCAGAAAGACGCCGTCAAGGCGGTGTCGGATGCTGTCCGCCGCTCCCGCGCCGGCATCAGCGACCCCGGTCGTCCCACCGGTTCGTTCCTGTTCCTCGGACCCACTGGCGTCGGCAAGACAGAGCTGGCCAAGGCGCTCGCGGAGTTCCTCTTCGACGACGAGCACGCCATGGTCAGAATCGACATGTCGGAGTACGGCGAGAAGCACTCGGTCTCGCGCCTGGTCGGCGCCCCTCCTGGCTACATCGGCTACGAGCAGGGCGGTCAGCTGACCGAGGCCGTGCGTCGTCGCCCCTACTCGGTGGTGCTGCTCGACGAGGTCGAGAAGGCGCACCCCGAGGTGTTCGATGTGCTGCTGCAGGTGCTCGATGACGGGCGCCTGACGGACGGTCAGGGCCGCACGGTCGACTTCTCGAACGTGATCCTGATCCTGACCTCGAACATCGGCTCGCCGATCCTGATCGATCCGGTCATGTCGACGGAGGACAAGCGCGAGGCGGTGATGGGCCTGGTACGGCAGTCGTTCCGCCCGGAGTTCCTGAACCGGCTCGACGACATCGTGATGTTCCAGGCGCTCTCCGAGGACGACCTGGCGCAGATCGTGGAGCTGTCGGTCGATCAGCTGCAGAAGCGGCTCGCCGATCGCCGGCTCACGCTGGCGGTGACTCCGGATGCCCGTGCCTGGCTCGCCGAGCGCGGTTACGACCCGGTGTTCGGTGCTCGGCCGCTGCGCCGGCTGATCCAGACCGAGGTGCAGAACCGTCTCGCGACGGCGCTGCTCTCGGGCGGTGTCCACGACGGAGACACCGTGCGTGTCGATGTCGCAGCCGACGGCTCCGGCCTGGTGCTGACCAGCCAGTCGTCGTAA
- a CDS encoding glucose-6-phosphate dehydrogenase, giving the protein MPTTTLFILGASGDLTSRLLLPSLAALMSKHPKRKVILRGAGSEDWDATTWRAAVTEAFTDAPEALAHVTLSDYRQADVTDAGAVASLVESLEPSTVLYFALPPAVTAAAIDAMAGLTLPAGTVLAMEKPFGEDEASARALNEKLLALVPEQQVFRVDHFLGRSTLLNLLGVRLANRIWEPVWSAEHIQAVLIRFDESVALEGRARYYDKAGAMIDMIQSHLLQVLALLAMDPPATLDERDLRDAKAAVLRATHVFGDDVNESTRRAQYTAGRVGDRDLPAYRDEDGVDAARQTETLAEVVFEVASDRWAGVPFVLRSGKALPKKCSEVVVTFKPVRHLPPGLSGVPADGGRLTFSLGPDEMSLRLHVTGGDDPFALREENLLADLGEGQQRSYEEVLDELLDGDVALSVRADEAEECWRIIQPVRDAWASDAVPIEEYAAGSPGPAAWATSQA; this is encoded by the coding sequence ATGCCGACCACGACCCTTTTCATCCTCGGAGCCTCGGGCGACCTCACCTCGCGGCTGCTGCTGCCCTCGCTCGCGGCGCTGATGTCGAAGCATCCCAAGCGAAAGGTGATCCTGCGCGGCGCCGGCAGCGAGGACTGGGATGCGACGACGTGGCGCGCGGCGGTGACCGAGGCGTTCACCGACGCGCCGGAGGCCCTGGCGCACGTCACGCTCTCGGACTATCGGCAGGCTGATGTGACGGATGCTGGTGCCGTCGCATCCCTCGTCGAGAGCCTCGAGCCGTCGACGGTGCTGTACTTCGCGCTGCCTCCGGCCGTGACCGCTGCGGCCATCGACGCCATGGCGGGGCTGACGCTGCCGGCGGGGACAGTGCTGGCGATGGAGAAGCCGTTCGGCGAGGACGAGGCCAGCGCGCGGGCGCTGAACGAGAAGCTGCTGGCGCTGGTGCCGGAGCAGCAGGTCTTCCGCGTCGATCACTTCCTGGGCCGGTCGACGCTGCTGAACCTGCTCGGCGTGCGCCTCGCGAACCGCATCTGGGAGCCGGTGTGGTCAGCCGAGCACATTCAGGCGGTGCTGATCCGGTTCGATGAGAGCGTGGCGCTGGAGGGTCGCGCGCGCTACTACGACAAGGCCGGCGCCATGATCGACATGATCCAGAGCCACCTGCTGCAGGTGCTCGCGCTGCTGGCGATGGATCCGCCGGCGACGCTCGACGAGCGCGATCTGCGTGACGCGAAGGCGGCCGTGCTGCGGGCGACGCACGTGTTCGGTGATGACGTGAACGAGTCGACGCGGCGCGCCCAGTACACCGCGGGGCGGGTGGGCGACCGCGATCTGCCCGCGTACCGGGATGAAGACGGCGTGGATGCCGCTCGCCAGACGGAGACCCTCGCCGAGGTCGTGTTCGAGGTGGCGAGCGACCGCTGGGCGGGGGTGCCGTTCGTGCTGCGCTCGGGAAAGGCGCTGCCGAAGAAGTGCTCCGAGGTCGTGGTGACGTTCAAGCCGGTGCGGCACCTGCCGCCTGGCCTGTCTGGCGTGCCGGCGGATGGCGGACGCCTGACGTTCTCGCTCGGCCCGGACGAGATGTCGCTGCGGCTGCATGTGACCGGCGGCGATGATCCGTTCGCGCTGCGCGAGGAGAACCTGCTGGCCGACCTCGGCGAAGGCCAGCAGCGCTCCTATGAGGAGGTGCTCGACGAATTGCTCGACGGTGACGTCGCGCTGTCGGTGCGCGCCGATGAGGCTGAGGAGTGCTGGCGCATCATCCAGCCGGTGCGCGATGCGTGGGCATCCGATGCGGTGCCAATCGAGGAGTACGCGGCCGGGTCACCGGGCCCGGCCGCGTGGGCCACCTCACAAGCCTGA
- a CDS encoding glycoside hydrolase family 15 protein — MASRIEDYALLSNCRTAALVSREGSVDWLCLPRLDSPSTFAALLGDEDHGRWELRPTDPDATSSRRYDDDTFVLITRWEVGDAVAEVHDFMPIDPDPGVHLRRTDLIRRVIGVRGSMTLRQQLSIRFDYSRALPWVRQTGTRAHPEVVAMAGPDALVLRGGALRAKGHQHVGEVTVGAGQTRDLHLTWFPSYYPAPAALEVDEALEVTKGWWQSWADEIEHSGPHHEDVVRSLLILRALTNHVTGGIAAAATMALPEEIGGERNWDYRYVWLRDAALTLEALLDHGFVALAEHWREWLLRAVAGDPADLQIMYGLAGERGLTEYTLSSLPGYEGSSPVRVGNGAAAQYQADVVGEVLVTLSAARAAGLTETQFSWPLERKLLQFAAEAMDRPDHGLWEIRGEPHLFTHSRAMIWAAFDRGVRAVEEHGLDGPVDRWRALRDRMRAEIDSQGVTDGYFTQYYGSTEVDASLLLLAEVGFCTPDDPRMLATVEQIEKTLLHDGLVHRYRTDTGVDGLTGGESPFLACSFWLVEQYAATGRRDEAEALMARLCALTNDVGMLAEEYDPVAGRQLGNTPQAFSHLALVRAADALTRTELRPR, encoded by the coding sequence GTGGCTTCGCGCATCGAGGATTACGCCCTTCTCAGCAACTGCCGCACCGCGGCGCTGGTCTCGCGGGAGGGGAGCGTCGACTGGCTCTGCCTGCCAAGACTCGACTCGCCCAGCACCTTCGCGGCGCTGCTCGGCGACGAGGATCACGGCCGCTGGGAACTGCGCCCGACCGATCCCGACGCGACCAGCTCTCGTCGCTACGACGACGACACCTTCGTGCTGATCACTCGCTGGGAGGTCGGCGATGCCGTCGCCGAGGTGCATGACTTCATGCCGATCGACCCCGACCCTGGTGTCCACCTGCGCCGCACCGACCTGATCAGGCGCGTGATCGGCGTGCGGGGGAGCATGACGCTGCGGCAGCAGCTCAGCATCCGATTCGACTACTCCCGCGCCCTGCCATGGGTGCGGCAGACCGGCACGCGCGCGCATCCCGAGGTCGTGGCGATGGCGGGACCGGACGCTCTGGTGCTGCGTGGCGGGGCGCTGCGCGCGAAAGGGCACCAGCACGTCGGTGAGGTGACGGTGGGGGCCGGCCAGACACGCGATCTGCACCTGACGTGGTTCCCGTCGTACTACCCCGCGCCCGCCGCGCTCGAGGTCGATGAGGCGCTGGAGGTCACCAAGGGCTGGTGGCAGAGCTGGGCCGACGAGATCGAGCACAGCGGCCCTCATCACGAGGACGTCGTGCGGTCGCTGCTGATCCTGCGTGCGTTGACCAATCACGTCACTGGAGGCATCGCGGCGGCCGCGACGATGGCCCTGCCAGAGGAGATCGGCGGCGAGCGCAACTGGGACTATCGCTACGTGTGGCTGCGCGACGCCGCCCTCACGCTCGAGGCGCTGCTCGACCACGGCTTCGTCGCGCTCGCCGAGCACTGGCGAGAATGGCTGCTGCGGGCGGTCGCCGGTGACCCGGCCGATCTGCAGATCATGTACGGACTGGCCGGCGAGCGGGGTCTCACCGAGTACACGCTCAGCTCCCTGCCCGGCTACGAGGGGTCATCGCCGGTGCGGGTCGGCAACGGCGCGGCGGCGCAGTACCAGGCGGACGTGGTCGGCGAGGTGCTCGTGACCCTGTCCGCCGCGCGGGCGGCTGGACTCACCGAGACGCAGTTCTCGTGGCCGCTGGAGCGCAAACTGCTGCAGTTCGCCGCTGAGGCGATGGATCGGCCGGATCACGGGCTGTGGGAGATCCGCGGCGAGCCGCACCTGTTCACGCATTCGCGCGCGATGATCTGGGCGGCGTTCGATCGCGGGGTGCGCGCCGTAGAGGAGCACGGGCTGGACGGTCCTGTCGATCGCTGGCGCGCGCTGCGCGACCGGATGCGCGCTGAGATCGACAGTCAGGGCGTCACCGACGGGTACTTCACGCAGTACTACGGCTCGACCGAGGTCGACGCGTCGTTGCTGCTGCTGGCCGAGGTCGGCTTCTGCACGCCGGATGACCCGCGGATGCTGGCGACTGTCGAGCAGATCGAGAAGACGCTTCTGCACGATGGGCTCGTGCACCGCTACCGCACCGACACGGGAGTCGACGGGCTGACCGGGGGAGAGAGCCCATTCCTGGCCTGCTCGTTCTGGCTGGTCGAGCAGTACGCCGCGACCGGGCGCCGCGACGAGGCCGAGGCGCTGATGGCGCGGCTGTGCGCGCTGACGAACGACGTGGGGATGCTGGCCGAGGAGTACGATCCGGTCGCGGGCCGTCAGCTCGGCAACACCCCGCAGGCGTTCAGCCACCTGGCGCTGGTGCGCGCCGCGGATGCCCTCACCCGCACCGAGCTGCGCCCGCGGTAG
- a CDS encoding nitroreductase family protein — MSNTVIDRAAQTEHPVLDVLAERWSPRAYDAETPIDEAKLASALEAARWSPSASNSQPWRFIVARRGSAAHHGIHSALMGFNQVWAGDAAVLIVAITETTDADGAPISHAVYDLGQAVAHLSVQAHHDGLHVHQMSGFVADQLRETFGIDERLTPMTVLALGDLGDATRLPEALQEREVAPRTRRPIDETLLVNA, encoded by the coding sequence ATGAGCAACACCGTCATCGACCGCGCCGCCCAGACCGAGCACCCCGTGCTCGACGTGCTCGCCGAGCGCTGGAGCCCCCGCGCCTACGACGCCGAGACTCCCATCGATGAGGCGAAGCTGGCATCCGCTCTCGAGGCCGCCCGCTGGTCGCCGAGCGCGAGCAACTCGCAGCCCTGGCGGTTCATCGTGGCTCGGCGCGGATCGGCCGCGCACCACGGCATCCACTCGGCGCTGATGGGCTTCAACCAGGTGTGGGCCGGCGACGCCGCCGTGCTGATCGTCGCGATCACCGAGACCACTGACGCCGACGGCGCCCCGATCAGCCACGCGGTCTACGACCTCGGTCAGGCCGTCGCGCACCTCTCGGTGCAGGCGCACCACGACGGTCTGCACGTGCACCAGATGAGCGGCTTCGTCGCTGACCAGCTGCGCGAGACCTTCGGGATCGACGAGCGTCTGACCCCGATGACGGTGCTCGCGCTCGGCGACCTCGGCGATGCGACACGGCTGCCCGAGGCGCTGCAGGAACGCGAGGTCGCCCCGCGCACCCGCCGCCCGATCGACGAGACCCTGCTCGTCAACGCCTGA
- a CDS encoding ABC transporter permease, protein MTNSTPQAVWLVAEREIASKLRSKAFMISTGILLLAALVGVLIGGFNSASPEPDAVAATAQTASIVEAVPNTKVTEVDDRAEAEKLVKSGDVIAAVIPGDESGFGYVLLAKEDAPTSLLMALSQTPTVEILEPAGTDPLVRYIVALGFGLVFLMAASTFGGTIAQSVVEEKQTRVVELLISAIPTRVLLAGKVIGNTILAMAQIILLAAIAVVGLIVTGQQELLSGIGAPILWFAVFFLFGFILLASLYAAAASMVSRQEDIGSTTMPLIMLVMLPYFLVIFFNDNPVVLTILSYVPFSAPVGMPMRLFVGEAQWWEALLSLAILIASCVGAIWVAAKIYENSLLRMGARVKLGEALRG, encoded by the coding sequence ATGACCAACTCGACCCCCCAGGCCGTGTGGCTCGTCGCCGAGCGCGAGATCGCCTCGAAGCTGCGCAGCAAGGCGTTCATGATCTCCACCGGCATCCTGCTGCTCGCAGCCCTCGTCGGCGTGCTCATCGGCGGGTTCAACAGCGCGTCGCCGGAGCCCGACGCGGTCGCCGCGACCGCGCAGACCGCGTCGATCGTCGAAGCCGTGCCGAACACCAAGGTGACCGAGGTCGATGACCGCGCCGAGGCCGAGAAGCTCGTGAAGTCCGGCGATGTCATCGCTGCGGTGATCCCCGGCGACGAGTCCGGCTTCGGATACGTGCTGCTGGCGAAGGAGGACGCGCCGACGAGCCTGTTGATGGCGCTGTCGCAGACGCCCACCGTCGAGATCCTCGAGCCCGCCGGAACCGATCCGCTGGTGCGCTACATCGTCGCCCTCGGCTTCGGTCTGGTCTTCCTGATGGCCGCATCGACCTTCGGCGGCACGATCGCGCAGAGCGTGGTGGAAGAGAAGCAGACCCGCGTGGTCGAGCTGCTGATCTCGGCGATCCCCACCCGGGTGCTGCTGGCCGGCAAGGTGATCGGCAACACGATCCTGGCGATGGCGCAGATCATCCTGCTCGCCGCGATCGCCGTGGTCGGCCTGATCGTCACAGGGCAGCAGGAGCTGCTCAGTGGCATCGGCGCGCCGATCCTGTGGTTCGCGGTGTTCTTCCTGTTCGGGTTCATCCTGCTCGCCTCGCTGTACGCGGCGGCGGCGTCGATGGTGTCGCGGCAGGAGGACATCGGCTCGACCACCATGCCGCTGATCATGCTGGTGATGCTGCCGTACTTCCTGGTGATCTTCTTCAACGACAACCCCGTCGTGCTGACGATCCTGTCGTACGTGCCGTTCTCGGCGCCTGTGGGCATGCCGATGCGCCTGTTCGTCGGCGAGGCGCAGTGGTGGGAGGCGCTGCTCTCGCTCGCGATCCTCATCGCCAGCTGTGTCGGTGCCATCTGGGTCGCCGCGAAGATCTACGAGAACTCGCTGCTGCGGATGGGTGCGCGCGTGAAGCTGGGCGAGGCGCTGCGCGGCTGA
- a CDS encoding ATP-binding cassette domain-containing protein, whose product MQGQLSLDGITKSYGSRTVLDGIRFEVAPGRLTGFVGGNGAGKTTTMRIILGVLAADGGTVTLDGTAVTASDRRLFGYMPEERGLYPKMKVLEQIVYLARLHGFAKSDATERATALLTELGLGERLEDKIESLSLGNQQRAQIAAAIVHDPEVLILDEPFSGLDPIAVDVVAGVLQARAAQGAAILFSSHQLDVVERLCDDLIIIADGTIRAAGSREQLRAQHSTLQYELQSSADVGWLRTQPGVTVLDFEGGSALFDVDSPDTAQRVLQQAVTRGAVTTFAPQHPSLAQIFKEVIA is encoded by the coding sequence ATGCAAGGACAACTGAGTCTCGACGGGATCACCAAGAGCTACGGCTCGCGGACCGTGCTCGATGGCATCCGGTTCGAGGTCGCTCCAGGCCGACTGACCGGATTCGTCGGCGGCAACGGTGCGGGCAAGACGACCACGATGCGCATCATCCTCGGTGTGCTGGCCGCCGACGGCGGCACCGTCACCCTGGACGGCACGGCGGTGACAGCATCCGACCGCCGCCTCTTCGGCTACATGCCGGAGGAACGAGGGCTGTACCCGAAGATGAAGGTGCTCGAGCAGATCGTGTATCTCGCGCGCCTGCACGGCTTCGCGAAGTCGGATGCCACCGAGCGCGCCACCGCACTGCTGACCGAACTCGGACTCGGCGAGCGCCTAGAGGACAAGATCGAGTCGCTGTCGCTCGGCAACCAGCAGCGCGCGCAGATCGCCGCCGCCATCGTGCACGACCCCGAGGTGCTCATCCTCGACGAGCCGTTCTCGGGCCTCGACCCGATCGCGGTCGACGTCGTCGCCGGCGTGCTGCAGGCCCGTGCCGCGCAGGGCGCCGCGATCCTGTTCTCGTCACACCAGCTCGATGTCGTCGAGCGGCTGTGCGATGACCTGATCATCATCGCCGACGGCACGATCCGCGCCGCCGGGTCCCGCGAGCAGCTGCGCGCGCAGCACTCCACGCTGCAGTACGAGCTGCAGTCGTCGGCCGATGTCGGCTGGCTGCGCACACAGCCCGGCGTGACGGTGCTCGACTTCGAGGGCGGTTCGGCCCTGTTCGATGTCGACTCCCCCGATACAGCGCAGCGCGTGCTGCAGCAGGCCGTCACCCGCGGCGCGGTCACGACGTTCGCACCCCAGCATCCTTCGCTCGCTCAGATCTTCAAGGAGGTCATCGCATGA